From one Candidatus Zixiibacteriota bacterium genomic stretch:
- a CDS encoding DUF1844 domain-containing protein — protein MSEESFDKIDAYLFQLILSLQAGAMQQMGKIVSPITGKVERDLTMARNSIDMLDMLQKKTAGNLTEEEGKLLTHVLYELRLNYVDEAKKGDGKRESPKASEEKAKESGENAPESGADEEK, from the coding sequence ATGAGTGAAGAATCGTTTGACAAGATTGATGCTTATCTTTTTCAGCTGATTTTATCGCTTCAGGCGGGAGCGATGCAGCAGATGGGTAAGATAGTCTCACCCATAACCGGCAAGGTCGAACGCGACCTCACGATGGCTCGCAATTCAATCGACATGCTGGATATGCTTCAGAAGAAGACGGCAGGAAATCTTACGGAAGAAGAGGGCAAATTGCTTACGCATGTGCTCTATGAGCTTCGTCTAAACTACGTGGACGAAGCCAAGAAAGGCGATGGCAAGCGGGAATCCCCGAAGGCATCGGAGGAGAAGGCTAAAGAGTCCGGCGAAAACGCGCCCGAATCGGGTGCGGACGAAGAAAAATAG
- the murB gene encoding UDP-N-acetylmuramate dehydrogenase — protein sequence MTEQVRVSPNIPRSAVKEAFGDMVEFDRPLAPLSTYRTGGSAKYFICAKTADLLSGTVKAARRLKMPYFVIGGGSNILVSDRGYDGLIVKVDIRGLGLVEVSTVNCGAGEDLKSLVDFATEKSLTGMEFAAGIWGTVGGAIYGNAGAYGGEMKDVVSEVEYVDTAGDLRKAGADHCRFGYRDSYFKRSGEIIASAVIRLKEGTKTAIEGKVKEILRDRMTKHPAVEKTAGCFFKNVLDSREKYGKLPAGKLLDEIGAKQMRVGGAVVFEKHANMIVNTGNATSKDIRQLADILKKKVYDRFGITLEEEVIQIGEF from the coding sequence ATGACTGAACAGGTTAGAGTTAGCCCCAATATACCAAGGTCGGCCGTTAAGGAGGCTTTCGGCGATATGGTCGAGTTTGACCGTCCACTGGCTCCCCTGTCGACTTACCGGACCGGTGGTTCGGCAAAGTATTTTATCTGCGCCAAAACCGCGGATTTACTGTCGGGTACGGTCAAGGCCGCGCGCAGGTTGAAAATGCCGTATTTTGTTATCGGTGGCGGCTCGAACATCCTGGTATCCGACCGGGGGTATGACGGCTTGATTGTGAAGGTTGACATCCGGGGTCTTGGGCTTGTTGAGGTTTCGACGGTGAACTGCGGCGCAGGTGAAGATCTGAAATCGCTGGTGGATTTTGCCACGGAGAAATCTCTGACCGGGATGGAGTTCGCCGCCGGCATCTGGGGGACAGTTGGCGGAGCTATTTACGGTAACGCCGGGGCCTACGGTGGCGAGATGAAAGACGTTGTTTCGGAGGTCGAGTACGTTGACACTGCCGGTGATTTGCGGAAGGCGGGCGCTGACCACTGCCGCTTTGGTTATCGTGATTCATATTTCAAACGCAGCGGCGAGATTATCGCTTCGGCGGTGATAAGGTTGAAAGAGGGAACGAAAACGGCCATCGAGGGTAAGGTCAAGGAAATTCTTCGCGACAGAATGACGAAACATCCCGCGGTGGAAAAAACAGCCGGCTGTTTCTTTAAGAATGTTTTGGATTCTCGGGAAAAATACGGGAAATTGCCGGCGGGGAAACTCCTGGACGAGATTGGAGCGAAACAGATGAGAGTTGGCGGCGCGGTTGTTTTTGAAAAACATGCCAACATGATAGTAAATACGGGCAACGCCACTTCAAAAGATATCCGCCAGTTGGCCGATATACTGAAGAAGAAGGTCTATGATAGGTTCGGCATCACCTTAGAGGAAGAGGTAATACAGATAGGTGAGTTTTAG
- the sprA gene encoding cell surface protein SprA, which yields MLLRAFFTPLLLLLTAVASQAGTIGFQANFTNPPLMISPYHEEVSEFSAALVPKHRILISDRLRYVPRVTSSDWDDRTLRLEVEVFNVRDVKSALTPVSVDAPTYMQARVAANVERGFVESGALFAKDREREGARGLGISVALPKRLDKIFGEGGAGLKVAGFRRITFAGRSQWTDAAETETFRQSKFPSLRMEQISRFDITGNIGSKITVKVSQDSQTDIPLSNRIQIRYKGDDDDILKSIEAGNTTLSLPNTKFVGYSSRIQGLFGLKAEAQVGQLKFTAIASQEKGTTESASYTATGEATASFIRDAAYVDRRVFDLARDGELAPGDKVVKLRVFESVVTVGSEDLTATPAKFYVNPFYPDSFPDESITTEGVKVLELEVEAFELVTTDRDHPQPHVIFSRSRDKTRILGYYLEVIRADSTTYVVGDISGEEYQLKLLAPLAANALPEHETWDLMWRNCYSIPVNSKVEELGLKIYKGLPNTEQTSDNLEYQSAGGRSATYLQILGLDQYDGTDKRFPDGVLDDRQAVFRPDDGLLIFPSRTPFASDTTYPAREGLSEPMPELEVKVPSLYYYTNESEERYKASQYYLQLTETTRSAMIKLNRANIIEGSETITLNGRQLARGTDYKINYDFGQIELMTDEALDPNANLNIDYEYAPFFAIQKKTLLGARAEYEWSKDFSFGSTILYKSDKTQERKPRVGQETARTVVLDGDMSIKLHPNFMTSMANAIPLVEADAPSNIAISGEVARSYPNPNVDDVAYVDDFESALEQLSLGTTRTQWTIASEPAQLEGQGYVRGKMLWHTPDSTVYVEDVYDRESAQGEGTLRILRLIYRPYNHSHPTEAAVPSWAGIMRYFGSRVDAARAQLFEVRAQGKHGRLHFDFGKISEDVIPNGGPDTEDRILVNGAVDEDEDTGLDYLMDEEEEGYGPSNPDPSGDNWFFRGNGKCPVPGGCDDWEYWDDSLYYEFLNGTEGNRLDGAVTGLPDEEILSNGMNLNTLNAYYSFVVDFASDSFLVENSERNGWVTYRIPIRDPLAIEDSVGRPLWNQVTHVRVWFESDPGVTQTDTIKIADWYFVQSNWQDSLVLGPNSDSITTKFVVAEMSDDRDKDFVPPPGVESYKDPTTNVTEAQRALLLQFENIKPGDTCFATKDLLSVEQYSGYRRMEMFVYGDFLDSADVGGMELFFRIGQDEENYYEYYTRVYNGWDERNYINIDFNEITAIKDSVIRARKDDEISFDDGGKYRIGGAPDINKVRYFAAGLANTDSIATNGMTGQIWLDELRVTEVRKDVGTAGRVTVQGNISDLINYNFSLESQDPYFRNISSTTRGGSTNNLGSGRTRTTYNYGVTLNVNKFLPRSWGARLPVTFSYDKSIETPLLRTGTDILLPEDVRQQERSIRETRRVSVTSSFNKKGRNPLFSLLLNRLNTSFSYSRFYQQTVITPYNFGETYNVRSNFDLTVTKPPAVPLFEWMKNIPIAKKLATTRLWLYPEKWTTSATFARNLSLKDDINYNRTSSNSRTFTGNMNISYRIFNTLMANYTYTTNRDLTDPDLVNISFKDPKLGLETHFGQTLTASYDPKLFSFLKMSFSLKANYTDDWQRSYDARKSVLARTRSVGGTFDHTKLLGAEKSGGRKQVRRRRDVKEPGKPIYVLALDGLRKLTGWIDPFDYGYDETYNNTLPAMSGRPSWQYRFGFKDEAEVGEVEGAAGVRTTTEGRKYNLGSGFTFLGGMVTKVKYAQSVSEDIYKQGSRYRTTSTSWPDLTIRIQKFKSFPLIKDYLNKFIDVFAPRTGYSRQVREAEDIDAGFPTSRTTSKNYKPLLSISFKVFRALSLSASYSLTEETKEIFNPTTGDEQTTTNGTKESIAATTKYSFSSPKGITLPIFGSVKFKSTVDIEVTVRINSEVSETKRPGESFVPSVDKSDFLLTPVISYTFSQQMKGGLTLRWQDSNDNYRGKKSHTREVQIWTEISF from the coding sequence TTGTTGTTAAGAGCATTTTTTACCCCCCTTCTGCTGTTGTTGACAGCAGTTGCCAGTCAAGCCGGTACAATCGGTTTCCAGGCGAATTTCACCAATCCGCCGTTGATGATATCTCCATACCATGAGGAAGTCTCGGAATTTTCGGCCGCGCTCGTGCCGAAGCACCGGATATTGATTTCTGACCGCCTGCGTTATGTTCCCCGCGTTACGTCTTCCGACTGGGATGACCGCACTCTTCGTCTGGAGGTGGAGGTTTTCAATGTTCGTGACGTTAAATCCGCTCTGACGCCCGTGTCGGTGGACGCGCCCACTTATATGCAGGCGCGGGTGGCCGCCAATGTCGAGCGGGGCTTTGTTGAGTCGGGGGCTTTGTTCGCCAAAGACCGTGAACGGGAGGGAGCCCGGGGGCTTGGTATCTCGGTGGCTCTTCCCAAACGGCTGGACAAGATATTCGGTGAGGGAGGCGCCGGCCTGAAGGTGGCGGGATTCCGGAGAATCACTTTCGCGGGCCGGTCGCAGTGGACCGATGCCGCCGAGACAGAGACCTTTCGGCAGAGTAAGTTTCCATCGCTTCGGATGGAGCAGATATCACGTTTCGATATCACGGGCAATATCGGCTCGAAGATAACCGTCAAGGTGTCGCAGGATAGCCAGACCGATATTCCACTTTCCAACCGGATACAGATTCGGTACAAGGGTGATGATGATGACATCCTGAAATCAATCGAAGCTGGCAATACTACGCTATCGCTTCCGAACACCAAGTTCGTAGGGTATTCGTCGCGCATCCAGGGGCTGTTTGGTTTAAAGGCGGAAGCTCAGGTCGGGCAACTGAAGTTCACGGCCATAGCTTCTCAGGAGAAGGGGACGACAGAAAGCGCTTCGTACACGGCGACCGGTGAAGCGACGGCCAGTTTTATTCGCGATGCCGCGTATGTTGATCGTCGGGTATTCGACCTTGCCAGAGATGGCGAACTGGCGCCGGGTGATAAGGTAGTCAAGTTGCGTGTTTTTGAGTCGGTAGTCACGGTGGGTAGTGAGGATCTTACGGCGACCCCCGCAAAATTCTATGTTAATCCGTTCTATCCGGATTCTTTCCCGGATGAGAGTATAACGACCGAGGGTGTGAAGGTGCTGGAGTTGGAGGTGGAAGCGTTTGAGTTGGTGACCACCGATCGGGATCACCCACAGCCTCATGTGATTTTCAGTCGTTCACGAGACAAAACGCGCATTCTGGGATACTATCTGGAGGTCATAAGAGCAGACAGCACGACGTATGTAGTTGGCGATATCAGCGGTGAGGAATACCAGCTCAAGCTTTTGGCGCCGCTTGCCGCCAACGCGCTGCCGGAGCACGAGACCTGGGATTTGATGTGGCGCAACTGCTACAGCATTCCGGTCAATTCCAAAGTTGAGGAGCTGGGGCTGAAGATATATAAGGGCTTGCCAAACACCGAGCAGACATCTGATAACCTCGAGTATCAGTCGGCGGGCGGACGAAGCGCCACTTATCTTCAGATTTTGGGCCTGGATCAGTACGATGGAACGGACAAACGTTTTCCTGACGGTGTTCTGGATGATCGTCAGGCGGTGTTCCGTCCGGATGACGGTCTTTTAATATTCCCGAGCCGGACGCCATTTGCGTCGGACACGACTTATCCGGCCAGAGAAGGTCTCAGCGAGCCGATGCCGGAACTGGAGGTGAAGGTCCCGAGCCTTTACTACTACACGAATGAGAGTGAAGAGCGGTATAAGGCCAGTCAGTATTACCTGCAGCTTACCGAGACAACGCGTAGCGCTATGATAAAGCTCAATCGCGCCAATATAATCGAAGGTTCTGAGACAATAACGCTCAACGGAAGACAACTGGCAAGGGGTACCGACTACAAGATCAACTATGACTTCGGGCAAATCGAGTTGATGACCGATGAGGCTCTGGACCCGAACGCGAATTTGAATATCGACTATGAATACGCGCCGTTCTTCGCGATACAGAAAAAGACACTTCTGGGGGCACGGGCCGAATACGAATGGAGCAAAGATTTCTCGTTCGGCTCAACGATCCTATACAAGTCCGACAAGACGCAGGAGAGAAAGCCGCGGGTGGGGCAGGAGACGGCCCGGACGGTCGTTCTCGATGGGGATATGAGCATCAAGCTACACCCGAACTTCATGACTTCGATGGCTAACGCCATACCGCTGGTGGAAGCTGATGCGCCGTCGAATATAGCCATCTCCGGCGAAGTGGCGCGTTCGTATCCGAATCCGAACGTTGATGATGTGGCTTATGTGGATGATTTCGAGTCAGCTCTTGAGCAGCTGTCGTTGGGCACCACACGCACCCAGTGGACAATCGCGTCGGAGCCGGCTCAACTCGAGGGGCAGGGTTACGTGAGGGGCAAGATGCTCTGGCACACTCCGGATTCGACGGTGTATGTCGAGGATGTGTATGATCGTGAGTCGGCGCAGGGAGAGGGTACTCTCAGAATTCTCCGACTGATTTATCGGCCGTACAACCACTCGCATCCCACAGAAGCCGCGGTGCCGTCGTGGGCGGGCATCATGCGTTACTTCGGATCTCGCGTTGACGCCGCCCGGGCGCAGTTGTTTGAGGTGCGCGCTCAGGGCAAGCATGGCCGGTTGCATTTCGATTTTGGCAAGATTAGCGAGGACGTTATTCCCAATGGCGGCCCCGACACGGAGGACAGAATTCTTGTCAATGGTGCGGTCGATGAGGACGAGGACACCGGATTGGATTACTTGATGGACGAGGAAGAGGAAGGATACGGTCCGAGTAATCCGGATCCCAGCGGTGATAATTGGTTTTTCAGGGGAAATGGTAAGTGTCCGGTGCCGGGAGGATGTGACGACTGGGAGTACTGGGATGATTCCCTTTACTATGAATTTCTTAATGGCACGGAAGGAAATCGGCTCGATGGCGCGGTGACGGGACTTCCCGACGAGGAGATTCTCTCCAACGGGATGAACCTGAACACCCTGAACGCTTATTATTCCTTCGTGGTAGATTTCGCGTCCGACTCATTCCTCGTTGAGAACTCCGAGCGGAACGGTTGGGTTACTTACCGCATACCCATTCGCGACCCGCTGGCAATTGAAGATTCGGTGGGACGGCCTTTGTGGAACCAGGTTACTCACGTCCGGGTATGGTTCGAGTCCGATCCCGGAGTCACACAAACTGACACGATAAAGATAGCCGACTGGTATTTTGTTCAGTCGAACTGGCAGGATTCCCTGGTGCTGGGTCCCAACTCCGATTCGATTACCACGAAATTTGTCGTAGCGGAGATGAGCGATGACCGCGACAAGGATTTCGTGCCGCCGCCCGGAGTGGAGTCGTACAAAGATCCCACTACGAACGTAACAGAGGCTCAGCGGGCGCTGCTTTTACAGTTCGAGAATATCAAGCCGGGGGACACCTGTTTTGCCACCAAGGACCTGCTTAGCGTTGAACAGTATTCGGGATACCGCCGTATGGAAATGTTTGTTTACGGTGATTTTCTGGATTCGGCCGATGTAGGCGGGATGGAGTTGTTTTTCAGAATCGGTCAGGATGAAGAAAATTACTACGAGTATTACACGCGGGTGTATAACGGCTGGGATGAGCGAAATTATATCAATATTGACTTCAATGAGATAACGGCGATCAAGGATAGTGTAATCAGGGCACGGAAGGATGATGAGATCTCATTTGATGATGGCGGGAAATACCGAATCGGAGGCGCTCCCGATATCAACAAGGTGAGATATTTCGCGGCGGGTCTGGCAAACACCGACAGCATCGCCACCAATGGCATGACGGGGCAGATCTGGCTCGATGAGCTTCGGGTGACAGAGGTGCGCAAGGATGTTGGCACGGCCGGACGTGTGACGGTGCAGGGCAATATATCTGACCTGATCAATTATAATTTCTCGCTGGAATCGCAGGATCCGTATTTCCGTAACATATCCTCGACCACGCGTGGTGGTTCGACGAACAATTTGGGTAGTGGACGCACGAGGACGACCTACAACTACGGGGTTACTCTAAACGTTAACAAGTTCCTGCCGCGTTCGTGGGGTGCGCGGTTACCGGTGACGTTCTCGTATGACAAGTCTATTGAAACACCGTTGCTCCGCACGGGGACAGATATTCTCTTGCCTGAGGATGTTCGTCAGCAGGAGCGCTCGATTCGAGAGACGAGGCGAGTGTCGGTGACGAGTTCGTTCAATAAGAAGGGGCGCAACCCGCTTTTCAGTTTGCTGTTGAACCGGCTGAATACGAGTTTCTCGTACTCGCGCTTTTATCAGCAGACAGTGATCACACCGTACAACTTCGGCGAGACATACAATGTGCGATCGAATTTCGATCTCACGGTGACCAAGCCGCCGGCGGTGCCGCTGTTTGAGTGGATGAAAAATATTCCGATCGCGAAAAAGCTGGCCACGACGAGATTATGGCTGTATCCGGAGAAATGGACAACGAGCGCGACCTTTGCCCGCAATCTGTCGCTTAAGGATGATATCAATTACAATCGCACTTCATCGAACAGTCGGACTTTTACCGGTAACATGAACATCAGTTACCGTATTTTCAACACGCTGATGGCCAACTACACATATACGACCAATCGAGATCTGACGGATCCCGATCTTGTCAATATTTCGTTCAAGGACCCGAAACTCGGTTTGGAGACGCATTTCGGGCAGACGCTTACTGCCAGTTACGACCCTAAGCTGTTCAGTTTTCTCAAGATGAGTTTCAGCCTCAAGGCCAACTACACCGATGACTGGCAGCGTTCGTACGACGCCCGGAAGTCGGTTCTGGCGCGGACGCGGAGTGTGGGCGGTACTTTTGATCACACCAAGCTCCTGGGAGCCGAGAAGAGTGGCGGGCGCAAGCAGGTGAGGCGTCGCCGTGACGTCAAGGAACCCGGCAAGCCGATCTACGTGTTGGCGCTAGATGGTTTGAGGAAGTTAACCGGATGGATTGATCCGTTTGACTACGGGTACGATGAAACCTACAACAATACTCTACCGGCCATGTCGGGGCGGCCGAGCTGGCAGTACCGATTTGGTTTCAAGGATGAGGCCGAGGTCGGCGAGGTTGAGGGGGCGGCCGGAGTGCGGACTACGACCGAGGGCCGCAAGTACAATCTTGGCTCCGGGTTCACGTTCCTTGGAGGTATGGTTACCAAAGTTAAATATGCCCAGTCGGTCAGCGAAGACATTTACAAGCAAGGCAGCCGGTATCGCACCACATCGACCAGCTGGCCGGACCTTACCATTCGGATTCAGAAATTCAAGAGCTTCCCGCTGATCAAAGACTATTTGAACAAGTTTATTGATGTTTTCGCTCCACGCACCGGGTATTCGCGGCAGGTGAGAGAAGCGGAGGATATCGATGCCGGATTCCCTACTTCCCGGACGACATCGAAAAATTACAAACCGCTTTTATCTATCAGCTTCAAGGTGTTCCGGGCGCTGTCACTTTCGGCTTCATATTCATTGACTGAAGAGACGAAGGAGATTTTCAACCCGACCACCGGTGATGAGCAGACAACGACCAACGGTACCAAGGAATCCATCGCGGCAACGACCAAGTATTCGTTTTCGTCGCCCAAGGGAATTACCCTGCCGATTTTCGGCAGCGTGAAGTTCAAGTCGACTGTTGATATCGAGGTGACGGTGCGCATCAATAGTGAAGTGTCGGAAACGAAGAGGCCGGGTGAGTCGTTTGTGCCATCGGTGGACAAGTCGGACTTTCTGCTTACACCGGTAATCTCGTATACGTTCAGTCAACAGATGAAAGGCGGGTTGACACTGCGGTGGCAGGATTCCAATGATAATTATCGCGGAAAGAAGAGCCACACGCGCGAGGTGCAGATCTGGACTGAGATCAGTTTCTGA
- a CDS encoding M28 family peptidase, with protein sequence MTLSQGLATTFVSSLLVLSCGQGVFEPPVFDGQRAFGYLEKQVEFGPRVPGSEASASCRDYYYRHFSELGLEVDSQKFVFFDPYSQSDIPMVNVIASFKVTPDDKSPGMVLMAHYDSRPRTDFAENPQLRAQPIQGANDGASGVAVLMELANLFAQTPPEGNIDLVLVDGEDWGKAGDHHLYMIGSKEFAKRGIRDKYRFGIVVDMVGESDQQIYREGFSERYAKDLNDMVFSTARDLGLMTFIDSVRYPIMDDHLSLNIAGVPAIDIIDFDYPYWHTEYDTPDKCSAESLANVGRLLAYVVYNKSLWLKK encoded by the coding sequence ATGACTCTTTCGCAAGGGCTTGCCACGACGTTTGTTAGCTCACTTTTGGTCCTCTCGTGCGGCCAAGGTGTGTTCGAGCCGCCGGTTTTCGACGGGCAGCGGGCCTTTGGGTACCTCGAAAAACAGGTTGAGTTCGGTCCCCGGGTACCCGGCAGTGAGGCTTCCGCAAGCTGTCGTGACTACTATTACCGACATTTCTCAGAGCTTGGACTTGAAGTTGATTCGCAGAAATTCGTCTTTTTCGATCCTTACTCGCAGAGTGACATACCCATGGTTAATGTGATCGCGTCTTTCAAGGTAACGCCGGATGACAAATCGCCGGGGATGGTGTTGATGGCGCACTACGATAGTCGTCCCCGCACCGACTTTGCGGAGAATCCCCAACTTCGCGCTCAGCCGATTCAAGGCGCCAACGATGGCGCCTCCGGTGTGGCTGTTTTAATGGAATTGGCGAATCTTTTCGCGCAGACGCCGCCGGAAGGCAATATTGATCTGGTGCTGGTTGACGGTGAGGACTGGGGGAAAGCGGGCGACCACCATCTGTATATGATTGGTTCCAAGGAATTCGCCAAAAGAGGGATACGTGACAAGTATCGATTTGGAATCGTTGTTGATATGGTGGGTGAATCCGATCAGCAGATATATAGAGAAGGTTTCTCCGAAAGGTACGCCAAAGACCTCAATGACATGGTATTCAGCACCGCCCGGGATCTCGGTTTGATGACTTTCATAGACAGCGTCAGGTACCCGATAATGGATGATCACCTTTCGTTGAATATAGCCGGGGTGCCGGCAATAGACATCATTGATTTCGACTACCCTTACTGGCACACGGAGTATGACACTCCCGATAAATGTTCGGCCGAGTCGCTGGCGAATGTAGGGCGTCTTCTGGCGTATGTGGTCTATAACAAATCTTTATGGCTAAAAAAGTAA
- the selA gene encoding L-seryl-tRNA(Sec) selenium transferase, which translates to MAKKVIKQLRDFPAVEQLLQSSRLRSSVASLPRPVAADIIKEVVAGMKESFKKGDEPAEGDIIREIERRIGAQRRFEITKVINATGIVVHTNLGRAPLSEAIFEAVKKTVVGYGNIEFDLQKGERGSRGVACEQYLAQLSGAESATVVNNCAAALLLTLNSLSDRKQVIISRGELVQIGGGFRIPDILRKSGARLCEVGTTNITSLDDYESAINDKTGLILRVHQSNFVQKGFTEQLALKPLVKLGRKHNLPVVNDLGSGVFIPTREVLGYAEPTVQQSVRDGADITCFSGDKMLGGCQAGLIVGKRDFVHKIKRNPLYRTVRVDKIVFSMLEKMLAYYLNNEWQTEIKLWSLLSVSESELYSRGKQLLKKLGNPSGVSVEATKAFIGGGALPEANIPSVGLIFSTEFKASDLLRKLRELPVPVIGRIDSDRLILDLKAVDEADLAYLETAIKQVLK; encoded by the coding sequence ATGGCTAAAAAAGTAATCAAACAGCTGCGTGATTTCCCCGCCGTCGAACAGTTGCTGCAAAGCTCCAGACTGAGATCGTCCGTGGCTTCGTTGCCGAGACCGGTCGCGGCGGATATTATCAAAGAAGTGGTCGCAGGGATGAAGGAGAGTTTCAAAAAGGGCGACGAACCGGCTGAAGGTGATATCATCCGTGAGATAGAACGCAGGATCGGGGCGCAACGGCGTTTTGAGATTACGAAGGTTATCAATGCCACCGGTATCGTAGTGCACACTAATCTGGGAAGAGCGCCGCTTTCGGAGGCTATTTTCGAGGCCGTCAAGAAGACGGTTGTCGGGTATGGCAATATCGAGTTTGATCTCCAGAAGGGGGAGCGGGGGAGTCGTGGTGTGGCGTGCGAGCAATATTTGGCCCAGCTATCCGGCGCCGAAAGCGCCACAGTCGTGAATAATTGCGCTGCCGCTTTGCTGTTGACGCTCAACTCCCTCTCGGACCGCAAACAGGTGATTATTTCACGGGGAGAACTGGTGCAGATTGGAGGCGGGTTCAGGATTCCCGATATCCTTCGCAAGTCGGGGGCCAGGCTGTGTGAGGTGGGGACGACAAATATTACATCGCTCGATGATTACGAAAGCGCCATCAACGATAAGACGGGTTTGATACTCCGCGTGCACCAGAGCAATTTCGTCCAGAAGGGATTCACCGAGCAGCTGGCTCTCAAGCCGCTGGTGAAACTCGGCAGGAAACATAATCTTCCGGTCGTGAACGATCTTGGCAGCGGGGTTTTCATTCCGACCCGGGAAGTTCTCGGGTACGCCGAGCCAACGGTTCAGCAGTCTGTCCGCGACGGCGCCGATATCACCTGTTTCTCCGGCGACAAGATGCTCGGTGGATGCCAGGCCGGTCTCATAGTGGGGAAACGGGATTTCGTTCACAAGATCAAGCGCAACCCTCTTTATCGGACGGTGCGTGTGGATAAAATTGTCTTTTCCATGCTGGAGAAGATGCTGGCGTATTATCTCAACAACGAGTGGCAAACGGAAATCAAACTGTGGTCGTTGCTTTCGGTGAGTGAGTCTGAGTTGTACAGTCGAGGCAAGCAACTTCTGAAGAAGCTTGGTAACCCTTCGGGAGTCTCAGTAGAGGCGACCAAAGCATTTATCGGTGGCGGGGCGCTTCCGGAAGCCAATATTCCATCGGTAGGGTTGATATTTTCGACAGAATTCAAGGCGTCAGACCTTTTGAGAAAGTTGCGCGAGCTGCCGGTGCCGGTCATCGGGCGAATCGACAGCGACCGCCTTATCCTCGATCTGAAGGCTGTCGACGAGGCCGACCTTGCCTATCTCGAGACGGCCATAAAACAAGTCCTCAAGTAA